A section of the Oreochromis niloticus isolate F11D_XX linkage group LG9, O_niloticus_UMD_NMBU, whole genome shotgun sequence genome encodes:
- the otud1 gene encoding OTU domain-containing protein 1: MQLYNSVLTHYPRSSRKVTITLSTASARLNGASSSEADRPGFTQPDATSATNSDPVSESVSSANMPALSCYEASTMRPIYFTSTAEILIRRPDGVERSVPVHVMRESKVKPPSPDSHNGETLLCNDCDSDVIVDLMDHLSNGTDELFPDCPEFTGNQLTNSNNTSGPRIEEYKRMVETSGGDDGISLTITPFRSKEWASLKDEELVPPKAVQPKGLIKEDFSLMNTAKAAPASEERRAFELSVLQESPPQRVQERGEINDKVARYLAEVEKQNKYLQERHKYRYQIIPDGNCLYRAVSKATYGDQSRHAELREQTVHHIADHLDEFNPIIEEDVGEFLINAAQDGAWAGYPELLAMSQMLNVNIHLTTGGSLESPTVSTMVHFLGEEDPSKPAIWLSWLSNGHYDVLLDRCLPNPEYEDWCRNSQMQKKRDEELAKSMAASLSKMYIEQNGSV, translated from the coding sequence ATGCAGTTGTACAACAGTGTGCTGACACACTACCCGAGGTCGTCTCGCAAAGTTACAATAACTTTGTCGACCGCTTCTGCGCGTTTGAACGGGGCAAGTTCCTCTGAGGCTGACAGGCCGGGATTTACTCAACCAGACGCAACTTCGGCGACCAACAGTGATCCGGTGAGCGAGTCTGTGTCTTCCGCAAACATGCCTGCCTTGTCGTGTTACGAAGCTTCAACCATGAGGCCAATTTACTTCACCTCGACTGCTGAAATTTTAATCCGGAGACCTGATGGAGTGGAGAGGTCTGTGCCTGTGCATGTTATGAGGGAGTCCAAAGTCAAACCACCTTCCCCAGACTCTCATAACGGTGAAACTTTACTCTGTAATGACTGCGACTCTGATGTGATAGTGGACTTGATGGATCATTTGAGCAATGGGACAGATGAGCTTTTCCCAGACTGCCCAGAATTCACTGGAAATCAGCTTACCAACAGCAACAACACCAGTGGACCCAGAATAGAAGAATACAAGAGGATGGTGGAAACTTCAGGTGGGGATGATGGAATTTCACTGACTATTACCCCCTTCAGAAGCAAAGAGTGGGCCTCACTGAAAGACGAGGAGCTCGTTCCCCCCAAGGCAGTACAGCCTAAGGGTCTCATAAAAGAAGACTTTAGTTTAATGAACACGGCCAAAGCTGCTCCAGCATCAGAAGAGAGACGGGCGTTTGAGCTCAGTGTTCTGCAGGAGTCCCCTCCACAGAGAGTCCAGGAGAGAGGGGAGATCAACGACAAAGTCGCCCGATACCTGGCTGAAgtggaaaagcaaaataagtACCTCCAGGAGAGGCACAAATACAGGTATCAAATCATTCCAGATGGCAACTGTCTGTACAGGGCTGTGTCTAAAGCCACATACGGGGACCAGTCGAGACATGCAGAGCTGAGGGAGCAGACGGTGCACCACATCGCTGACCACCTTGATGAATTCAACCCTATCATTGAAGAGGATGTGGGGGAATTCCTGATCAATGCAGCGCAGGACGGCGCTTGGGCCGGTTACCCCGAGCTTCTCGCCATGAGCCAGATGCTGAATGTCAACATCCACCTCACAACAGGGGGCAGCTTGGAGAGTCCCACTGTCTCCACCATGGTGCACTTTCTTGGAGAGGAGGATCCTTCCAAACCGGCTATCTGGCTGAGTTGGCTGAGCAACGGTCACTATGACGTTCTCTTGGACAGGTGTCTGCCCAACCCAGAGTATGAGGACTGGTGCCGAAACTCGCAGATGCAAAAGAAACGGGACGAGGAACTGGCAAAGTCGATGGCAGCCTCATTATCCAAAATGTACATTGAGCAGAATGGGTCTGTGTAA